In Geminicoccaceae bacterium, a single window of DNA contains:
- a CDS encoding alpha-glucosidase/alpha-galactosidase, which yields MSTPFKIAIIGAGSVGFTKKLCRDLFKVPEFAQVEIALTDINPHNLDMIRQIIGHVVEVNNLPVTVSATTDRRAALEGARYILNCVRIGGLDAFADDIRIPLKYGIDQCVGDTICAGGIMYGQRTIPALLEFARDIREVAEPGAWLLNYANPMAMNTWACIDHGGINTVGLCHGVQNGWRQMARALGIDDHRELDIICSGINHQTWYIDIRHGDRVIGKDELIAAFERHPVFSRQEKVRIDVLKRFGYYSTESNGHLSEYLPWYRKRADEIGRWIDMSDWIHGETGGYLRYCTENRNWFEEDFPRFLEEAGQPLADHERTDEHASHIIEAMETGRSYRGHFNVRNGGIITNLPQDCIIESPGFVDRFGINMIEGITLPDACAATCMASINVQRMSVRAAMTGDVDLLKLAVLHDPLTGAVCTPDEIWQMVDEMLVAQAAWLPQYADAIPAARERLRNPKVATREWNGAARRQVRSVDELKSASERSASPGHALGTKVMG from the coding sequence ATGTCGACACCATTCAAGATTGCCATCATCGGAGCCGGCAGTGTCGGTTTCACCAAGAAGCTGTGCCGGGATCTGTTCAAGGTGCCGGAATTTGCACAAGTGGAAATAGCACTTACCGATATCAATCCACACAATCTCGATATGATCCGGCAGATCATCGGGCATGTCGTCGAGGTCAACAATCTGCCGGTGACGGTCAGCGCCACGACCGACCGACGTGCCGCTCTCGAAGGAGCACGCTACATCCTCAACTGCGTGCGCATCGGCGGGCTGGATGCCTTTGCCGATGACATTCGCATCCCGTTGAAATACGGCATCGACCAGTGCGTGGGTGACACCATCTGTGCCGGCGGCATCATGTATGGCCAGCGCACCATTCCTGCCCTTCTCGAATTTGCCCGCGACATCCGCGAGGTGGCGGAGCCGGGCGCGTGGCTGCTCAACTATGCCAATCCCATGGCCATGAACACATGGGCCTGCATCGACCATGGCGGCATCAACACCGTCGGCTTGTGCCACGGGGTGCAGAACGGCTGGCGGCAGATGGCCCGCGCACTGGGCATCGACGATCACCGCGAGTTGGACATCATCTGCTCGGGTATCAATCACCAGACGTGGTACATCGATATTCGGCACGGGGATCGCGTGATCGGCAAGGACGAACTGATCGCCGCCTTCGAACGCCATCCCGTATTCTCCCGCCAGGAGAAGGTGCGCATCGATGTGCTGAAGCGCTTTGGCTATTATTCCACGGAATCGAACGGCCATTTGTCGGAATACCTGCCCTGGTACCGTAAAAGGGCCGACGAGATCGGCCGCTGGATCGACATGTCCGACTGGATCCACGGGGAGACCGGCGGATACCTGCGCTACTGTACAGAGAATCGCAACTGGTTCGAGGAGGATTTCCCCCGCTTCCTCGAAGAGGCGGGCCAGCCGCTCGCCGACCACGAACGCACCGACGAGCACGCCAGCCACATCATCGAGGCGATGGAGACGGGCCGCAGCTATCGTGGACACTTCAATGTCAGGAATGGCGGAATCATCACCAATCTGCCGCAGGACTGCATCATCGAGAGTCCCGGATTCGTCGACCGTTTCGGCATCAACATGATCGAGGGCATCACCTTGCCGGATGCCTGCGCCGCCACCTGCATGGCCTCGATCAACGTCCAGCGCATGAGTGTCAGGGCGGCCATGACGGGGGATGTCGACCTTCTCAAGCTGGCGGTCCTTCACGATCCGCTGACAGGCGCCGTCTGCACACCCGATGAAATCTGGCAGATGGTGGATGAGATGCTGGTAGCCCAGGCGGCCTGGCTGCCGCAATATGCCGATGCCATCCCGGCCGCCCGCGAAAGGCTGCGCAACCCGAAGGTCGCGACGCGGGAGTGGAACGGTGCCGCGCGGCGACAGGTCCGCAGCGTCGACGAACTCAAGAGCGCATCGGAACGGTCCGCGAGCCCCGGTCATGCACTGGGTACGAAGGTGATGGGGTGA
- a CDS encoding formimidoylglutamate deiminase — MAEVIRARRALTEGGWRSDVRIAIDDDGRIGAIEQDCAAGDETLFGAILPAPANLHSHAFQRAMAGLTERRGPDPRDSFWTWRQLMFRFLDRLTPDHVEAITAFVQMEMLEAGYANNTEFHYLHHQPGGVAYAALAEMSARVAAAAAETGIGLTLLPVYYHHGGCDGRPLTAGQIRFFNDLDRFSGLVEGAAEAVRQLPADNRLGIAPHSLRAVPRDHLASLAIMEPDAPFHMHLAEQTAEVEEIEAAWGARPVEWLLDHAEVDGRWCLIHCTQMLPPETEGLARTGAVAGLCPITESSLGDGIFDGVRWLDHGGRFGIGSDSNIRIALAEELRTLEYSQRLRDRSRAVLATRERSTGRRLFEDAVRGAARAAGRGRGVIAVGQWADLLALDTGHVDLEGREGDGLIDAWIFAGDDRMVSDVWSAGRHLVHEGRHIRRDAIVRRYRAVMRELGSAL, encoded by the coding sequence ATGGCGGAAGTCATTCGGGCGCGGCGGGCTTTGACGGAAGGGGGATGGCGCAGCGATGTGCGCATCGCTATCGACGATGACGGCCGTATCGGTGCCATCGAGCAGGATTGCGCAGCCGGGGACGAAACCTTGTTCGGAGCGATCCTGCCGGCACCGGCCAATCTCCATTCGCATGCCTTCCAGCGTGCCATGGCCGGTCTTACCGAGCGCCGCGGACCCGATCCCCGCGACAGTTTCTGGACATGGCGCCAGCTCATGTTCCGCTTCCTCGATCGGCTGACACCGGACCATGTCGAGGCGATCACGGCTTTCGTGCAGATGGAGATGCTTGAGGCAGGCTACGCCAACAACACCGAGTTCCACTATCTTCACCACCAGCCCGGTGGCGTCGCCTATGCCGCACTTGCCGAGATGTCGGCGAGGGTCGCCGCGGCTGCCGCCGAGACCGGCATCGGGCTCACCCTTCTGCCAGTGTACTATCATCATGGTGGATGTGACGGTCGCCCGCTGACCGCCGGTCAGATCCGCTTCTTCAACGACCTCGACCGCTTCTCCGGACTGGTCGAGGGCGCCGCTGAGGCTGTGCGCCAGCTTCCGGCCGACAACCGCCTCGGCATCGCTCCGCATTCCCTGCGCGCAGTCCCTAGGGACCATCTCGCCAGTCTTGCGATCATGGAGCCCGATGCCCCCTTCCACATGCATCTGGCCGAACAGACCGCCGAGGTCGAGGAGATCGAGGCTGCATGGGGTGCTCGGCCGGTGGAATGGTTGCTGGACCATGCGGAAGTGGATGGCCGCTGGTGTCTCATTCACTGTACCCAGATGTTGCCGCCCGAGACCGAAGGTCTGGCTCGTACCGGCGCGGTCGCGGGTTTGTGCCCGATCACCGAATCGAGTCTCGGCGATGGTATCTTTGATGGTGTGCGCTGGCTCGATCACGGGGGGCGGTTCGGCATCGGCTCCGATTCCAATATCCGCATCGCACTGGCAGAGGAATTGCGCACGCTGGAATATTCCCAACGCCTGCGGGATCGTTCGCGAGCGGTCCTCGCCACCCGCGAGCGCTCCACCGGTCGAAGGTTGTTCGAGGATGCGGTGCGGGGTGCCGCACGGGCCGCCGGGCGCGGAAGGGGCGTCATCGCCGTCGGCCAGTGGGCCGACCTGCTGGCGCTCGATACCGGACATGTCGATCTCGAAGGACGTGAGGGGGACGGGCTCATCGACGCCTGGATCTTCGCCGGCGATGACCGGATGGTCAGCGATGTCTGGTCAGCCGGGCGTCATCTCGTGCACGAGGGGCGGCACATCCGTCGCGATGCGATCGTGCGACGCTATCGGGCGGTCATGCGTGAGCTCGGGAGCGCCCTTTGA
- the hutH gene encoding histidine ammonia-lyase, which translates to MTMTLTPGETTLIQLESIWRCGHPANLDPRARPAIERAAAIVRETARGEAAIYGVNTGFGKLASVRIEPHDTETLQRNLILSHCCGIGEPLDPATVRLMMTLKLLSLGRGASGVAYETVSLIEAMLRNDVIPVVPHQGSVGASGDLAPLAHMTAVMIGEGEALFGGQPMAGGEALRRAGLKPVVLGPKEGLALINGTQFSTACALAGLFEGWRNAHASVVIAALSTDAIMGSTAPLLDEIHTLRGHPGQIDVARAMRALMEGSEIRESHRDGDSRVQDPYCIRCQPQVTGAAIDLLRSAGRTLEIEANAVTDNPLVLVSQGQVVSGGNFHGEPVSFAADIIALALSEIGAIAQRRVALMVDPTLSFDLPPFLTPDPGLNSGLMIAEVTTAALMSENKHRAHPCSTDSTPTSANQEDHVSMSAHGAFRLFAMNANLNVILGVEMMCAAQGVEFRAPLRTSAPLQRVVGHIRESIPGLTGDRFLAPDLVRAAAMIRDGSLLDAAGPAVLSTFR; encoded by the coding sequence ATGACCATGACGCTCACGCCGGGTGAAACGACGCTCATCCAGCTCGAATCGATATGGCGCTGCGGGCATCCGGCGAACCTGGATCCCCGCGCGCGTCCGGCAATCGAGCGGGCGGCGGCGATCGTGCGCGAGACTGCACGCGGCGAGGCTGCAATCTACGGTGTAAATACCGGGTTCGGCAAACTCGCCAGCGTGCGCATCGAACCGCATGATACCGAAACCCTGCAGCGCAACCTGATCCTCTCCCACTGCTGCGGTATCGGCGAACCCCTCGATCCGGCAACGGTGCGGCTGATGATGACGCTCAAGCTCCTGTCGCTGGGACGGGGCGCGTCCGGTGTGGCTTACGAGACCGTGTCGCTGATCGAGGCCATGCTGCGGAACGATGTCATACCCGTGGTTCCGCATCAGGGCTCGGTCGGAGCGTCGGGGGATCTCGCGCCACTGGCTCACATGACAGCCGTGATGATCGGCGAAGGCGAGGCCCTGTTCGGGGGACAGCCCATGGCGGGCGGCGAGGCCCTGCGCCGGGCAGGCCTCAAGCCGGTGGTTCTCGGCCCCAAGGAGGGGCTGGCACTGATCAATGGTACCCAGTTCTCCACCGCCTGCGCGCTGGCCGGGCTGTTCGAGGGCTGGCGCAACGCTCACGCATCCGTGGTCATTGCAGCGCTCTCCACCGACGCCATCATGGGCTCGACGGCACCGCTGCTGGACGAGATACATACCCTGCGCGGCCATCCCGGCCAGATCGATGTGGCCAGGGCGATGCGCGCGCTGATGGAGGGAAGCGAGATTCGCGAGAGTCATCGCGACGGCGACAGCCGGGTGCAGGATCCCTATTGCATCCGCTGCCAGCCACAGGTGACGGGTGCGGCCATCGACCTCCTTCGCAGCGCAGGACGCACGCTGGAGATCGAGGCCAATGCGGTGACCGACAATCCACTGGTGCTTGTCAGTCAAGGGCAGGTCGTTTCCGGCGGCAATTTCCACGGCGAACCGGTGTCCTTTGCCGCCGATATCATCGCGCTCGCATTGTCGGAGATCGGCGCCATCGCCCAGCGGCGGGTGGCGCTGATGGTCGACCCGACACTGAGCTTCGACCTGCCGCCCTTCCTCACCCCCGATCCGGGACTCAATTCCGGGCTGATGATCGCCGAGGTGACCACCGCAGCGCTGATGAGCGAGAACAAGCACAGGGCCCATCCCTGTTCGACCGATTCGACGCCGACCTCGGCCAATCAGGAAGACCATGTGAGCATGTCAGCCCATGGCGCCTTCCGTCTCTTCGCGATGAATGCCAATCTCAACGTCATTCTCGGCGTGGAGATGATGTGTGCGGCGCAGGGTGTGGAGTTCCGCGCACCACTGCGGACCAGCGCTCCACTGCAGCGGGTCGTCGGGCACATTCGCGAGTCGATCCCGGGCCTGACCGGAGACCGCTTCCTTGCACCGGATCTCGTGCGCGCCGCCGCAATGATCAGGGATGGTTCGCTGCTCGACGCCGCCGGTCCGGCCGTCCTTTCCACATTCCGTTGA
- a CDS encoding UTRA domain-containing protein, translated as MSETALNNWQAVHDEVLRRIHARIWKPGEMIPGEAELACEFGCARSTVNRALRMLADSGLLDRRRRAGTRVALHPVRKATLDISITRHDVEARGERYGYSLLDREEGPPPPDIRARLDLPADTRMLHVRAVHLANGRPHMFEDRWLHLAATPDILKADLAKISANEWLVVNAPFTRGDFTFTASNAGDEEARILGTSPGQALFIIERTTFDGPCPITFVRLAFAPGYRMHTSL; from the coding sequence TTGAGCGAGACCGCGCTGAACAACTGGCAGGCCGTACATGATGAAGTACTGCGCCGTATCCATGCGCGCATCTGGAAGCCCGGAGAGATGATTCCGGGTGAGGCCGAGCTGGCCTGCGAGTTCGGCTGTGCGCGTTCCACCGTCAATCGTGCGCTGCGGATGCTCGCGGATTCCGGTTTGCTGGATCGACGTCGCAGGGCTGGTACGCGGGTTGCACTGCATCCGGTACGCAAGGCCACTCTCGACATTTCCATCACCCGTCATGATGTCGAGGCTCGTGGCGAACGTTACGGCTACAGCCTGCTCGATCGCGAGGAGGGGCCGCCACCGCCCGATATCCGCGCGCGCCTCGATCTGCCGGCCGATACGCGGATGCTGCATGTGCGCGCGGTGCACCTCGCCAACGGCCGCCCGCACATGTTCGAGGACAGGTGGCTTCACCTCGCTGCGACGCCGGACATCCTGAAAGCCGACCTGGCGAAGATCAGTGCCAATGAATGGCTGGTGGTCAATGCGCCCTTTACCCGCGGCGACTTTACCTTCACGGCGAGCAATGCCGGTGATGAGGAAGCCCGGATACTTGGTACCAGTCCCGGACAGGCACTGTTCATCATCGAGCGTACAACGTTCGATGGCCCCTGTCCCATCACCTTCGTCCGATTGGCCTTCGCTCCCGGCTACCGGATGCATACGAGCCTGTGA
- a CDS encoding urocanate hydratase has protein sequence MNDPRHNIRDIFPATGNRITAKSWLTEAPMRMLMNNLHPDVAENPHELVVYGGIGRAARTWKDFDAIVASLKTLDDDETLLVQSGKPVGIFRTHTDAPRVLIANSNLVPHWANWDHFNELDRKGLAMYGQMTAGSWIYIGSQGIVQGTYETFVEAGRQHYDGDLKGRWILTGGLGGMGGAQPLAAVMAGACCLAVECDETRADFRLRTRYVDEKTHDLDDALAMIERWTAAGEAKSVALIANAADIFAEIVKRGVRPDIVTDQTSAHDPVHGYLPQGWTVAEWRARQESDPKAVEKAARHSMRTHVAAMVDFWNAGVPTLDYGNNIRQVALEEGLANAFAFPGFVPAYIRPLFCRGIGPFRWCALSGDPEDIYRTDARVRELVDDPHLHNWLDMARERISFQGLPARICWVGLGVRHKLGLAFNEMVRTGELSAPVVIGRDHLDSGSVASPNRETEAMKDGSDAVSDWPLLNALLNCASGATWVSLHHGGGVGMGFSQHSGMVICCDGSDDAARRIGRVLWNDPATGVMRHADAGYDIAVDCARENGLRLPAILGN, from the coding sequence GTGAACGACCCGAGACACAATATCCGCGACATCTTTCCCGCAACCGGCAACAGGATCACCGCGAAGAGCTGGCTGACCGAAGCACCGATGCGCATGCTGATGAACAACCTTCATCCCGACGTTGCCGAAAACCCGCATGAACTGGTGGTTTACGGCGGTATCGGCCGGGCAGCGCGTACCTGGAAGGATTTCGACGCCATCGTCGCCAGCCTGAAGACACTCGACGATGACGAAACGCTCCTGGTGCAGTCGGGCAAACCCGTAGGCATCTTCCGTACGCACACGGACGCTCCGCGGGTCCTGATCGCCAACTCCAACCTCGTGCCTCACTGGGCCAACTGGGATCACTTCAACGAACTCGACCGCAAGGGCCTCGCCATGTACGGCCAGATGACGGCAGGCTCGTGGATCTACATCGGCAGTCAGGGAATCGTGCAGGGCACCTACGAGACGTTCGTCGAAGCCGGCCGTCAGCACTATGACGGCGATCTGAAGGGCCGCTGGATCCTGACCGGGGGACTGGGCGGCATGGGCGGCGCACAGCCGCTGGCGGCGGTGATGGCCGGAGCCTGCTGTCTTGCGGTCGAATGCGACGAGACCCGCGCGGATTTCCGCCTGCGGACCCGCTATGTCGACGAGAAGACCCACGACCTCGACGATGCGCTGGCGATGATCGAACGCTGGACGGCGGCCGGAGAAGCCAAGTCGGTGGCATTGATCGCGAATGCCGCCGATATCTTCGCCGAGATCGTCAAGCGCGGGGTAAGGCCCGACATCGTCACCGACCAGACCTCGGCACATGACCCGGTGCACGGCTATCTTCCCCAGGGCTGGACCGTCGCCGAATGGCGGGCAAGGCAGGAAAGCGATCCGAAGGCAGTGGAAAAAGCTGCGCGCCACAGCATGAGGACGCATGTTGCGGCCATGGTCGATTTCTGGAACGCCGGCGTGCCGACACTGGACTACGGCAACAACATCCGCCAGGTCGCCCTTGAGGAGGGACTGGCGAATGCCTTTGCATTTCCCGGCTTTGTCCCGGCCTATATCCGCCCGCTGTTCTGTCGCGGCATCGGACCGTTCCGCTGGTGTGCCCTGTCCGGCGACCCCGAGGACATCTACCGGACCGATGCCAGGGTCAGGGAACTGGTGGACGACCCGCATCTGCACAACTGGCTTGACATGGCGCGCGAGCGCATCAGCTTTCAGGGCCTGCCGGCACGCATCTGCTGGGTGGGGCTCGGCGTCCGCCACAAGCTCGGCCTCGCCTTCAACGAGATGGTGCGAACGGGCGAGCTTTCAGCACCGGTGGTCATCGGCCGGGACCACCTCGATTCGGGCTCGGTGGCATCGCCCAATCGCGAGACGGAAGCGATGAAGGATGGTTCGGATGCCGTATCAGACTGGCCGTTGCTGAACGCGCTGCTCAACTGCGCTTCGGGCGCAACGTGGGTGTCGCTGCATCACGGCGGTGGTGTCGGCATGGGATTTTCACAGCATTCGGGCATGGTCATCTGCTGCGACGGCAGCGACGATGCCGCAAGGCGGATCGGGCGTGTATTGTGGAACGATCCGGCCACGGGTGTCATGCGCCACGCCGATGCGGGCTATGACATCGCCGTCGATTGTGCACGGGAGAACGGGCTGAGGCTGCCCGCCATTCTCGGAAATTGA
- a CDS encoding TRAP transporter small permease subunit has product MTQGAGALDRLASSLDAVNRHVGMTVRWFALAMVLLQFAIVLLRYVFGFSSIALNESVLYLHASLFMLGAGYTLLIDGHVRVDIFYAPARARTRAIIDAFGHLCMLIPSMTVLLYWSWPSVARSWAILEGAISVGGIPAVFLLKSLIPAFCILLIVQSLACFLRQIVILGSSGRD; this is encoded by the coding sequence ATGACGCAAGGAGCTGGAGCCCTCGACCGTCTTGCCTCCTCGCTGGACGCGGTCAATCGACATGTCGGCATGACCGTGCGCTGGTTCGCGCTGGCGATGGTGCTGTTGCAGTTCGCCATCGTGCTTTTGCGCTATGTCTTCGGCTTCAGCTCCATCGCCCTCAATGAAAGCGTGCTCTACCTGCATGCCTCGCTGTTCATGCTTGGCGCAGGTTACACCCTGCTCATTGACGGGCATGTGCGGGTCGACATCTTCTATGCGCCGGCGCGTGCGCGAACCAGAGCCATCATCGACGCCTTCGGGCATCTGTGCATGCTCATCCCGTCAATGACCGTCCTGCTCTACTGGTCGTGGCCATCCGTGGCCCGTTCATGGGCGATTCTCGAAGGAGCGATCTCCGTGGGCGGGATTCCCGCCGTCTTCCTGTTGAAATCGCTGATTCCGGCCTTCTGCATCCTGCTCATCGTCCAGTCGCTCGCCTGCTTCCTTCGCCAAATTGTCATCCTGGGAAGCAGCGGCCGTGACTGA
- a CDS encoding imidazolonepropionase, translating into MLLHNTRLATMSGKAPYGLVENGALVVEAGRIVWAGQLNALPREHAHHERIDLAGRLTTPALIDCHTHIIHGGDRADEFEMRLNGATYEEVSRAGGGIVSTVRATREDSEDELLEGSLRRVDHLIAEGVTLIEVKSGYGLDRDTELKMLRAARRIAEHRPVQVCTSFLGAHAVPAEYKGHADTYIDQVCIPTLEAAHEEGLVDAVDGFCENIAFDTQHIERLFVAARGLGLPVKLHAEQLSQQGGTRLAARYGALSADHLEYADAEDAKAMAAAGTVAVLLPGAFYTLRETRIPPVAAFREHDVAMAVATDCNPGSSPLTSLLLAMNMACTLFRMTPQEALAGVTRHAAKALGEKDRGRIEAGCFADLAIWDVDHPAELSYRIGFNPLHRRMYGGRLEMAA; encoded by the coding sequence ATGCTGCTGCACAACACCAGACTCGCGACCATGTCCGGCAAAGCGCCCTACGGCCTTGTCGAGAACGGTGCGCTGGTGGTCGAGGCGGGACGGATCGTCTGGGCCGGTCAGCTGAATGCGCTGCCGCGGGAACATGCCCACCATGAACGTATCGACCTCGCAGGCCGCCTGACAACGCCTGCCCTCATCGATTGCCACACGCACATCATCCATGGCGGCGATCGTGCCGACGAATTCGAGATGCGGCTGAACGGCGCTACCTATGAAGAGGTATCGCGCGCTGGCGGCGGCATCGTCTCCACGGTGCGCGCCACCCGCGAGGACAGTGAAGACGAGTTGCTCGAAGGCAGCCTGCGTCGGGTCGACCACCTGATCGCCGAGGGTGTGACGCTGATCGAGGTCAAGTCCGGCTACGGTCTCGATCGCGACACCGAACTGAAAATGCTGCGCGCCGCACGGCGGATCGCGGAACATCGTCCGGTGCAGGTGTGCACCAGCTTCCTTGGTGCCCATGCCGTACCCGCCGAATACAAGGGACACGCCGACACCTATATCGACCAGGTCTGCATTCCCACACTTGAGGCAGCCCATGAAGAGGGACTGGTGGACGCAGTGGATGGCTTTTGCGAGAACATCGCATTCGATACCCAGCATATCGAACGGCTCTTCGTGGCGGCACGTGGGCTGGGATTGCCCGTCAAGCTGCATGCGGAGCAACTGTCACAACAGGGCGGTACGCGCCTCGCAGCACGTTATGGTGCGCTCAGCGCCGATCATCTCGAATATGCCGATGCGGAGGATGCGAAGGCCATGGCCGCTGCCGGGACGGTGGCCGTGCTGTTGCCCGGTGCGTTCTACACGCTACGCGAAACGAGAATTCCGCCGGTGGCTGCCTTTCGCGAGCACGATGTGGCCATGGCGGTGGCAACCGACTGCAATCCGGGCTCATCGCCCCTGACGTCCCTGTTGCTGGCCATGAACATGGCCTGCACGCTCTTCCGCATGACACCGCAGGAAGCTCTGGCTGGCGTGACCCGACACGCAGCGAAGGCACTGGGCGAGAAGGATCGCGGCCGGATCGAAGCCGGCTGCTTCGCCGATCTGGCGATATGGGATGTCGACCATCCGGCGGAACTCTCCTATCGTATCGGATTCAATCCCCTGCACCGCCGCATGTATGGCGGACGCCTGGAGATGGCGGCATGA
- a CDS encoding TRAP transporter substrate-binding protein, whose translation MIKRRALMGAGVTGIAAATTASSFPAPAIAQDKRQWNMVTAWPRNLPGPGVAAQMLADRIAMLSGGRIEVKLHAAGELVPGNGVFDAVAEGTADLYHAVPAYWGSKSKGILLFGSQPFGLRADEQVGWLTHGGGQALYDEVYGQFGLKPFLCGNSGPQWQGWFRNEINSVDDLKGLKFRTTGLASEMCSKLGMAVQAMGGRDMFQALQSGALDAGEFIGPWSDSALGFYQVAKFYYWPGVGEPSSAEECAVNAKVYNELPEDLQAAVRLACESLYNTVWTEYETKSAQALQQLVADQGVQVRKLPDDVVLAMGKAADETIAELRDDNDPLVKKITESFVSYRDLIGPYMVYADNGQMNARALVRGY comes from the coding sequence ATGATCAAGCGACGTGCGTTGATGGGAGCCGGTGTCACCGGCATTGCCGCTGCAACGACCGCCAGCAGCTTTCCTGCCCCGGCCATCGCCCAGGACAAACGGCAGTGGAACATGGTTACCGCATGGCCCAGGAACCTGCCGGGGCCGGGCGTGGCGGCGCAAATGCTGGCCGACCGCATCGCCATGCTCTCCGGCGGCCGCATCGAGGTGAAGCTGCATGCGGCGGGCGAACTGGTGCCGGGCAACGGCGTTTTCGATGCCGTGGCCGAGGGCACGGCCGATCTTTATCACGCCGTCCCGGCGTATTGGGGCTCGAAGTCCAAGGGTATCCTGTTGTTTGGCTCGCAACCCTTCGGTCTTCGTGCCGACGAGCAGGTCGGCTGGCTGACCCATGGCGGCGGGCAGGCCCTCTATGACGAGGTCTATGGCCAGTTCGGGCTGAAGCCGTTCCTGTGCGGCAATTCGGGACCGCAATGGCAGGGATGGTTCCGCAACGAGATCAACTCCGTCGATGACCTCAAGGGTCTCAAGTTCCGCACGACCGGACTCGCATCGGAGATGTGTTCGAAGCTCGGCATGGCCGTGCAGGCGATGGGCGGACGTGACATGTTCCAGGCGCTGCAATCGGGTGCACTCGATGCCGGCGAGTTCATCGGTCCGTGGTCGGACAGTGCCCTGGGCTTCTACCAGGTGGCAAAGTTCTACTATTGGCCCGGTGTCGGCGAACCGTCCTCCGCAGAGGAATGTGCCGTCAACGCGAAGGTCTACAACGAGTTGCCGGAAGACCTGCAAGCGGCGGTGCGACTGGCCTGCGAGAGCCTGTATAACACCGTCTGGACCGAATATGAGACCAAGAGCGCGCAGGCCCTGCAACAGCTGGTCGCCGATCAGGGTGTACAGGTGAGAAAACTGCCCGATGACGTCGTTCTCGCCATGGGCAAAGCCGCCGATGAGACGATCGCCGAGTTGCGCGATGACAACGATCCGCTGGTGAAGAAGATCACCGAGAGCTTCGTGAGCTATCGCGACCTTATCGGCCCCTACATGGTGTACGCCGACAACGGCCAGATGAACGCCCGTGCGCTGGTTCGCGGCTACTGA